Genomic DNA from Streptomyces sp. NBC_01571:
GAAGGACGCCACATGCCTGCGACCACCTACTCCGATGAGGTAGTGGCGTGCCCGCCGCGCGCCGGCACGTTGTACGACGTGCTGGAACTCATCCTCGATCGGGGCATGGTGATCGACGTGTTCGTCCGGGTCTCCCTGGTCGGCATCGAGATCCTCAAGATCGACGCGCGCATCGTCATCGCGAGTGTGGACACCTACCTGCGGTTCGCCGAGGCGTGCAACCGGCTGGACCTGGAACGGGACTCCGGCAGCACCACCGTTCCCGAACTGCTCAGCGGCAGTGCTGCCAAGTCCATCGGGAAACGCAAGGTCCGCAAGGCCGCGGAGAGCGTGGGGGACACCGTACGCAAGGCAGTCGGGGGCCGCAGCGACGACTCCGACGACCACGACGAGGACGAGGACGAGCAGCAGGAACGACCGAGGAAGCGGCGTGCTCCTGCCCGAAGCCGCACGAGTCGACGACCGGTGGAGGCCTGAGTCGTGGCAACCGACGGGGTGTACGTGTACGCGATCATCCGGGCGGGGAATCCGTTGCCGACAGACACAAACGGTGTGGGCAGCCCCGCCGCCCCGCTGCGAACGGTCCGGCAGGGCCGGGTCGCCGCCGTCGTCAGCGAGGCGCCCCCGAACCTTCGCGCCAGACGACGGGACCTTCTGGCTCACCAGGAACTGTTGCTGCGCCTTTCGGACCAAGGCCCGGTCCTGCCCATGCGATTCGGGATGGTGGCACCGGACGAGGAGTTGGTGCGCGGTCAACTGGCGGCCCGCGAGGCGGAGCACCTGGCTGTGCTGGAACTCCTCGACGACGGGGTCGAGGTCAACGTCAAGGCGTTTCCGGCACAGAACGCGCTGGGAAGCCTCGTCGCGGAGGACAAGCACGTCCGGCGGCTGCGGGACGAGGCACGTCGAAGGCCCGGTTATGAAGCCAACGTCCGATTGGGCGAAGCCGTCGCGACCGCTCTGGACAGCAGGGCCGCCGAAGCGGGCCGGCGAGTACTGCGTGAACTCACACCCAGGGCGCGCGCCGTGGCCACCGGACCGGAAGTCCAGGGATGCGTGCTCAACGTGTCGTTCCTCGTCGATCGGGCCGACAGCGACGGCTTCCTAGACGCGGCGGAGAAGTTCGCCGAAGCACACCGCGACCGCGTCGAACTGCGCATGGCAGGCCCGCTGCCCTGCTACAGCTTTGTCTCCGCCGAAGGCACCTCTGTGCGGACGGCGGGAGTCTGACATGGGTCTGATCACCGGAATTCTCACACTCCCCATCGCACCGGTCCGTGGCGTCATCTGGGTGGCAGAAAAGCTCAATGACGCGGCCGATCGCGAGTTGCACGACCCAGGGGTGCTCCGCGCCCAGTTGGCTCTGCTGAACCGCGAACTCGAGGACGGGGACATCAGCTTGGAGGAGTTCGAACGAGAAGAGGAACGACTGCTCGATCGGCTGTATGCCACACAGGTCGCTCCCGCACCGAATGACCGAAGGGGACACGCTCATGGATGAGAAGGAAAAGGTCACCCTCGCAGCCGCTGTGGTGGGCGGTTATGTGCTGGGCCGAACGAAGAAGGGCCGCCTGGCTCTGTCCATCGCGACCTATCTGGCGGGCCGACGATTCGGCCTCGAGCCTCGCCAGCTCGCAGCCGAGGGTATGCGGAGACTGGGGGAGATTCCCCAGTTCGCCGAGTTGCAGGAGCAGTTGCGGGGCGAAGTCCTCCAAGCGGGACGTAAGGCAGTGGCAGCCGCTGCCGACCGGGGGATGAGCACGCTTGCCGACGCCATCAGCGACCGTACGGCCCGGCTCGGTGAGGTCGCGGGCGAGGACGAGGAGGAAGAGGAGGAGTACGCGCCGGAGGACGAAGACGCCGAGTACGAGGAAGAGGAAGAGCCGGAGGCCGAGGAGGAAGAGGAGGAGGAAGAGGGAGAGCCGGAGGCGGAGTACGAGGACGAGGAAGAAGAGGACGAGCCGGAGGCCGAGGAGGAAGAGGAGGAGCCGGAGGCCGAGGAGGAAGAAGAGGAAGAAGAGGAAGAGCCGGAAGAGCCGGAAGAGGGGCGGCCGCAGCCGCGACGCAGCCCATCCCGATCGGCACGGTCCCGCAGGGCATCCGCACCGGCGACACCCAAGAAGACAGCTCCCTCCCGCGCGGAGAAGAGGAGCCGGACGGCCAAGGCCGCGCCTCGGAAGGCCGCGCCGGCCAAGAAGGCGGCGGCGAAGAAGTCCGCCCCGGCGAAGAAGTCCGCACCGGCGAAAAAGGCCGCGCCGGCCAAGAAGGCGGCGGCAAAGAAGTCCGCCCCGGCGAAGAAGTCCGCGCCCAGGAGCGCGACGGCGAAGAAGTCCGCACCCGCCAAGAAGACCGCGGCCAAGAAGACGACGTCATCGAAGCGAGCAGGATCCAAGCGCGCCGATCGTCGGAGGTAGCCAGCCATGACCAAGACGGAGAAAGATCAACCCGCCGAGGAAACCTCGGGTATGGACCGGATCCGCGAAGAGCTGTCCAAGTTCCTCTCCGCGCAGGTGGAGAATCTCGCCGAGAAGGCGGGGGAAAAACTGACGGACGTCACCGGAAAGCTTTCCGAAGCGTCCGAGTCCGGCTCACTTCCGGCGATCGGGTCGCGCATCCTGCAGGGTGACTCCCCGCTGAAGGCCTTCGTCTCG
This window encodes:
- the gvpJ gene encoding gas vesicle protein GvpJ, giving the protein MPATTYSDEVVACPPRAGTLYDVLELILDRGMVIDVFVRVSLVGIEILKIDARIVIASVDTYLRFAEACNRLDLERDSGSTTVPELLSGSAAKSIGKRKVRKAAESVGDTVRKAVGGRSDDSDDHDEDEDEQQERPRKRRAPARSRTSRRPVEA
- a CDS encoding gas vesicle protein GvpG, whose amino-acid sequence is MGLITGILTLPIAPVRGVIWVAEKLNDAADRELHDPGVLRAQLALLNRELEDGDISLEEFEREEERLLDRLYATQVAPAPNDRRGHAHG
- a CDS encoding histone protein gives rise to the protein MDEKEKVTLAAAVVGGYVLGRTKKGRLALSIATYLAGRRFGLEPRQLAAEGMRRLGEIPQFAELQEQLRGEVLQAGRKAVAAAADRGMSTLADAISDRTARLGEVAGEDEEEEEEYAPEDEDAEYEEEEEPEAEEEEEEEEGEPEAEYEDEEEEDEPEAEEEEEEPEAEEEEEEEEEEPEEPEEGRPQPRRSPSRSARSRRASAPATPKKTAPSRAEKRSRTAKAAPRKAAPAKKAAAKKSAPAKKSAPAKKAAPAKKAAAKKSAPAKKSAPRSATAKKSAPAKKTAAKKTTSSKRAGSKRADRRR
- a CDS encoding GvpL/GvpF family gas vesicle protein; translated protein: MATDGVYVYAIIRAGNPLPTDTNGVGSPAAPLRTVRQGRVAAVVSEAPPNLRARRRDLLAHQELLLRLSDQGPVLPMRFGMVAPDEELVRGQLAAREAEHLAVLELLDDGVEVNVKAFPAQNALGSLVAEDKHVRRLRDEARRRPGYEANVRLGEAVATALDSRAAEAGRRVLRELTPRARAVATGPEVQGCVLNVSFLVDRADSDGFLDAAEKFAEAHRDRVELRMAGPLPCYSFVSAEGTSVRTAGV